The following are encoded in a window of Vicugna pacos chromosome 2, VicPac4, whole genome shotgun sequence genomic DNA:
- the COX7B2 gene encoding cytochrome c oxidase subunit 7B2, mitochondrial isoform X2 produces the protein MMFPLIRNALSSLKIQSIRQIRARQSHSKQSPDFHDKYGNILLAGGATFCLVAWVFTTTQIGIKWNLSPVGRVTPRAWNDE, from the coding sequence ATGATGTTTCCCTTGATCAGAAATGCACTAAGTAGTCTGAAGATTCAAAGCATTCGGCAAATTAGGGCAAGACAGAGCCATTCCAAACAGTCACCAGATTTTCATGACAAATATGGTAATATTCTACTAGCCGGTGGAGCCACTTTCTGTCTTGTTGCATGGGTGTTTACAACCACACAGATTGGAATAAAATGGAACCTGTCCCCTGTTGGCAGAGTCACTCCAAGAGCGTGGAATGATGAGTAA